The following are encoded together in the Bacillus cereus group sp. RP43 genome:
- a CDS encoding carbohydrate ABC transporter permease, whose protein sequence is MKKGPLIVKHLFLALSSILFVFPFIWMVLGSFKTSSEVLQGGFWPKEFHWENYRQVLDILPFNTYLFNSFYTSFIITIYVLVSSALFAYMLAFYKFKGKNITFSVVMATYMIPGAVSYVPVYVMLGKFGLLDSHFGYMISMAVSVFGIFYLKQSFHKVGFEIVEAAKIDGASDWRILWKIIFPMTRSSFVTLGLVTFIGNYNNYVWPALILKDNTQKLITNGIADYFINSSLGRDWSHIMVASTIATVPLLIVFLILQKWFLSGVTDSGIKG, encoded by the coding sequence GGTACTTGGTTCGTTTAAAACATCTAGTGAAGTATTACAAGGAGGTTTTTGGCCTAAAGAATTTCACTGGGAAAATTATCGGCAAGTATTAGACATACTACCATTTAACACATATTTATTTAATAGTTTTTATACATCTTTCATCATTACTATATATGTGCTCGTTTCATCTGCACTGTTTGCTTATATGTTAGCATTTTACAAGTTTAAAGGTAAAAATATTACATTTAGTGTCGTGATGGCAACCTATATGATTCCTGGAGCTGTTTCGTATGTTCCTGTATATGTAATGTTAGGGAAATTCGGGCTACTTGATTCACATTTTGGATACATGATTTCTATGGCTGTTAGCGTATTCGGTATTTTCTATTTAAAACAATCGTTTCACAAAGTTGGTTTTGAAATAGTAGAAGCAGCCAAAATTGATGGAGCAAGTGATTGGCGTATTCTTTGGAAAATTATTTTTCCAATGACACGATCATCATTTGTAACACTAGGATTGGTCACATTTATTGGTAATTATAATAATTACGTCTGGCCAGCTCTTATATTGAAAGATAATACGCAAAAGTTAATTACGAATGGAATTGCTGATTATTTCATTAATAGTTCCTTAGGGCGAGATTGGTCACACATTATGGTTGCAAGTACAATCGCAACAGTGCCGCTCTTAATCGTATTTTTGATTCTACAAAAATGGTTCTTATCTGGTGTTACTGATTCAGGAATAAAGGGGTAA